One segment of Flavobacteriales bacterium DNA contains the following:
- a CDS encoding amidohydrolase: IEGHGHFLKLGYYKMNLDLMQTQSYDDVIAMVREEVKKKKPGEWILGRGWHQSKWTHMPENMVNGFPIHDALSAVSPDNPVWLIHASGHAGLANAKAMEVAGILDHPDAHVEGGEIVLDTRGKPTGIFNEDAQDLIDDHIPEHTLESDMAALNLAVLECLRNGITSFQDAGSKGRELEAFFTGLKKSDLGIRLYVMLSAEDRATVEQWLEKEPVVGLDGHFLTIRSIKIHADGALGSRGAWLLEPYSDMPSTSGMATEDMDYVTQVCEKALQKGYQVCTHAIGDRTNREILDRYEAAFKKYPKQADDVRFRIEHAQHINPQDIPRFAALGVIPSMQAIHLASDRPWAIDRLGEKRIVEGAYVWRKLYDTGCRIINGTDAPVEPVNPIPCFYASVSRKTLDGKPEGGYEPAQKMTREEALRSYTIDAAYGAFEEDIKGSVEVGKLADLTIWSKDIMKVDEAEILQTKALMTIVNGAIKYNAMD, from the coding sequence ATCGAAGGTCACGGTCACTTCCTGAAACTCGGCTATTATAAAATGAACCTCGATCTGATGCAAACGCAAAGCTATGATGATGTCATCGCCATGGTTCGGGAAGAGGTGAAAAAGAAAAAGCCGGGAGAGTGGATTCTCGGGAGAGGCTGGCATCAAAGCAAATGGACACATATGCCGGAAAACATGGTCAACGGTTTTCCTATCCATGATGCACTGAGTGCCGTTTCGCCCGATAATCCGGTATGGTTGATCCATGCCAGCGGTCATGCCGGACTTGCCAATGCCAAAGCCATGGAGGTTGCAGGAATTTTGGATCATCCCGATGCCCATGTGGAAGGTGGGGAGATAGTCCTCGATACACGCGGAAAACCAACAGGCATTTTTAACGAAGATGCCCAGGACCTGATCGATGATCACATTCCGGAACATACTTTGGAATCCGATATGGCAGCCTTGAACCTGGCTGTCCTCGAATGCCTGCGCAACGGGATCACCAGTTTCCAGGATGCAGGTTCCAAAGGACGTGAGTTGGAGGCATTCTTCACTGGACTTAAAAAGTCCGATCTTGGGATACGTCTCTATGTGATGTTATCCGCAGAAGACCGGGCGACGGTGGAGCAGTGGTTGGAAAAGGAACCCGTTGTTGGTCTGGACGGACATTTTCTGACCATCCGGTCGATCAAGATCCATGCGGATGGAGCCCTGGGTTCCAGAGGAGCATGGTTACTCGAACCTTATTCAGATATGCCTTCAACCTCAGGCATGGCTACGGAAGATATGGACTATGTGACCCAGGTATGCGAGAAAGCCCTTCAGAAAGGCTACCAGGTTTGTACCCATGCCATAGGCGACCGGACAAACCGGGAAATTCTGGACCGGTATGAGGCGGCCTTTAAAAAGTATCCGAAACAGGCCGATGATGTACGCTTTCGGATAGAGCATGCACAACATATAAACCCACAGGATATTCCCAGGTTTGCTGCGTTAGGTGTGATCCCTTCCATGCAGGCCATTCACCTGGCTTCCGACAGGCCATGGGCCATTGATCGCCTGGGAGAGAAGCGCATTGTGGAAGGGGCGTACGTTTGGCGGAAGCTTTACGATACCGGATGCCGCATTATCAATGGAACAGATGCACCCGTAGAACCCGTAAACCCTATTCCCTGTTTTTATGCCTCGGTGTCACGAAAAACACTGGATGGTAAACCGGAAGGGGGCTATGAACCCGCTCAGAAAATGACCAGGGAAGAAGCCCTTCGTTCCTATACCATCGACGCCGCCTACGGTGCGTTTGAAGAAGACATCAAGGGGTCTGTTGAGGTTGGCAAACTGGCCGACCTTACCATATGGTCGAAAGATATTATGAAAGTGGATGAAGCGGAGATCCTGCAAACAAAAGCATTGATGACGATTGTCAACGGAGCGATTAAATACAATGCCATGGACTAG
- a CDS encoding M1 family metallopeptidase has translation MIRYTTLFLFLQIAFLTSSAQHTFTHQDSLRGSITPEREWWDLTFYHLAIKVNPSDKTITGTNEVRFTALKDGKVIQIDLQNPMKITEVKYKDAVLKVRDDGNAHFITLPEIVKKGSQTSVLISFGGVPVEAANPPWDGGITWRTDRNGKPFIASSCQGIGASIWWPCKDHEYDEVDSMKISVTVPDSLVAISNGRQYASAGREGWATYHWQVSNPINNYGVSINIGDYVQMHETYGGEKGNLDLDYWVLSYMKDTAEVQFQQVPRMVRAFEHWFGPYPFYEDSYKLVQVPFLGMEHQSAVAYGNGFMNGYRGRDLSLTGWGLKFDYIIIHESGHEWFANNITHLDAADMWVHEGFTSYSECLYLDYYYGKEAAAEYIIGTRPGIRNDRPIIGNYNVNNPGSGDMYYKGANLLHMIRTTVQNDSIWRLTLRGLNREFYHRNVSSKQVEEYISKSVGRDLSHVFDQYLRDVRIPVLEYMLTDRGVRYRWVQCVREFDLPVQAMVDGKMVWLEPQTTWKQLDVEGGVSSFAVSQDYYVATLNLTGDVFKAKESPGEQGE, from the coding sequence ATGATCCGTTACACCACCCTTTTCCTTTTTCTTCAGATTGCCTTTCTGACATCCTCTGCGCAACACACTTTTACCCACCAGGACAGCCTTCGGGGTAGCATCACACCCGAAAGGGAATGGTGGGACCTTACCTTTTACCACCTGGCCATAAAGGTGAATCCATCTGACAAAACAATTACCGGAACAAATGAAGTTCGCTTCACTGCCCTTAAAGATGGAAAAGTCATCCAGATAGACCTTCAGAATCCCATGAAGATCACTGAAGTGAAATATAAGGATGCGGTTTTAAAAGTGAGGGATGATGGCAACGCGCATTTTATCACCCTGCCTGAAATCGTTAAAAAAGGGAGTCAGACCTCAGTTCTGATATCGTTTGGCGGTGTGCCGGTTGAAGCCGCCAATCCGCCATGGGACGGAGGGATCACCTGGAGAACGGACCGGAATGGAAAACCATTTATTGCATCTTCGTGCCAGGGAATCGGTGCAAGCATCTGGTGGCCATGTAAAGACCATGAATATGATGAGGTGGATAGCATGAAGATCAGCGTGACTGTTCCCGATTCACTCGTCGCCATTTCCAACGGAAGGCAATACGCATCCGCCGGAAGAGAAGGCTGGGCTACCTACCACTGGCAGGTGTCCAATCCGATCAACAATTACGGGGTAAGCATCAATATCGGTGACTATGTTCAGATGCACGAAACTTATGGTGGAGAAAAAGGCAACCTGGACCTCGACTACTGGGTTCTCAGCTACATGAAAGATACGGCGGAGGTGCAATTTCAACAGGTACCCAGGATGGTCCGCGCATTTGAGCATTGGTTTGGTCCGTATCCGTTCTATGAAGACAGCTACAAACTGGTTCAGGTGCCCTTCCTCGGTATGGAACACCAGAGCGCAGTGGCATATGGCAATGGCTTTATGAATGGTTACCGTGGACGTGATCTGAGCCTCACCGGCTGGGGGTTGAAGTTTGACTATATCATTATCCACGAATCCGGGCATGAATGGTTTGCCAATAACATCACCCATCTGGATGCGGCCGATATGTGGGTTCATGAAGGATTTACCAGTTACTCAGAGTGCCTGTATCTCGATTATTATTACGGAAAGGAAGCTGCCGCAGAATACATTATAGGGACCCGGCCAGGTATCCGAAATGACCGCCCCATCATTGGAAATTATAACGTGAATAATCCGGGGTCCGGAGATATGTACTACAAGGGCGCCAATCTCCTGCACATGATCCGTACTACGGTTCAGAACGATAGCATCTGGCGTTTGACCTTGCGGGGGCTGAATCGGGAGTTCTATCACAGGAATGTGAGCTCAAAACAGGTCGAAGAATACATCAGCAAAAGTGTCGGGAGGGATTTATCGCACGTTTTCGATCAGTACCTCCGCGATGTGCGTATTCCGGTGCTGGAATACATGCTGACAGATCGCGGGGTCAGGTACCGTTGGGTGCAGTGCGTGCGTGAATTTGACCTTCCTGTACAGGCCATGGTGGATGGTAAGATGGTCTGGCTGGAACCTCAGACAACCTGGAAACAACTGGATGTAGAAGGAGGCGTTTCAAGCTTTGCCGTATCGCAAGACTACTACGTTGCCACCCTTAACCTGACCGGGGATGTTTTTAAAGCAAAGGAGAGTCCGGGTGAACAAGGGGAATGA